The following coding sequences are from one Desulfosporosinus orientis DSM 765 window:
- a CDS encoding response regulator transcription factor, whose product MFHVYLVEPDMQLNHLLCLYLKKEGFMTTSFFEGEKAINNIDKNPHLWIVDRETPAVDGFAILSEVKSNYPDRPVIMISEQNSNVDRIFALEMGCDDYLPKPFLPKELVLRVKRILEHIHGSAKNLNRIMIYGDYKIDEIVRMVQKDDEIINLTSKEFDLLLLFVKNLYRTFSREQVLKYVWNDVHLGSERSVDDLVRRLRRKMRNLRIESIYSYGYRLLPSQVRNTKTIQNENVQELFQ is encoded by the coding sequence ATGTTTCATGTTTATCTAGTTGAACCAGACATGCAATTAAATCATCTCCTTTGCTTATATCTTAAAAAAGAAGGGTTTATGACAACATCCTTCTTTGAAGGAGAAAAAGCAATTAATAATATTGATAAGAATCCTCACCTTTGGATAGTGGATAGAGAAACGCCGGCTGTTGACGGCTTTGCAATACTAAGCGAAGTGAAGAGCAACTATCCTGATAGGCCGGTAATTATGATTTCCGAGCAGAATTCGAATGTTGACCGGATTTTCGCTTTAGAAATGGGTTGTGATGATTATTTGCCCAAGCCTTTTCTGCCTAAAGAGCTGGTGCTGCGTGTCAAAAGAATTCTGGAGCATATTCATGGGAGTGCTAAAAATCTAAATCGAATCATGATCTATGGGGATTACAAAATCGATGAAATAGTGCGTATGGTACAAAAAGATGACGAGATCATTAATCTTACCTCCAAAGAGTTCGACTTGCTCCTGCTGTTTGTTAAGAATTTGTATAGAACATTTTCCAGAGAACAGGTGCTTAAATATGTTTGGAACGATGTACATTTGGGTTCGGAGCGTTCTGTCGATGATCTGGTGAGGAGACTTCGCCGGAAAATGAGGAACCTGCGAATTGAGTCGATTTATTCCTATGGATATAGATTATTGCCTAGCCAAGTTCGTAATACAAAAACTATCCAAAATGAAAATGTGCAAGAGTTGTTTCAGTAA
- a CDS encoding sensor histidine kinase — MFRELRNMRMKLNLYYTLLLVLFISLVVGIAYFNVLYTSKITTDRDLKVKAALVRDLDTLPDFDDTPPKKDNIPVDEEIVDPLFKYILRDENMDITQFTIQNQGLFQEGRKFALQSWLDQEERWDIISLQGIDYRIFSTPFHNNEENGVVQTYCNLTMINKFISKFTNLLIATGVASILAAALLGWWLAGRAMMPVRHAWQRQREFIADVSHELRTPLTVVQSNLDVALADQDSSIKDNIDWLQNAYSETENMGQLINNLLFIARIDAREIKFNTYDFNLSDLLNQLISRFEPLFQSKNLIFTSAIAPNVIMHSDEVLVRQLVSIFLDNASKYTPAGGTVSLKMCLIQNTIEISVTDSGIGIDDSEQEKIFRRFYRIDKARSRKQGGTGLGLAIAAWIASEHRGQIQVFSKLGEGSTFKVHFPKGTIANIPRTMNYNQQDSREGGYL; from the coding sequence ATGTTTCGGGAACTGCGCAATATGCGGATGAAATTAAATCTTTATTATACGCTGCTGTTAGTATTGTTTATTTCTTTGGTTGTTGGCATTGCTTACTTTAATGTACTTTATACCAGTAAAATTACAACCGACCGGGATCTGAAGGTAAAGGCCGCCTTGGTGAGAGATCTGGATACTTTACCGGATTTCGATGATACACCACCTAAAAAGGACAATATTCCTGTGGATGAGGAAATTGTTGACCCGTTGTTTAAATATATCCTGCGGGATGAGAATATGGATATAACCCAATTTACGATTCAGAATCAGGGGCTTTTTCAGGAAGGTCGGAAATTTGCCTTGCAGAGCTGGCTGGACCAAGAAGAACGTTGGGATATTATCAGTCTGCAAGGAATTGATTATCGAATCTTTTCGACTCCTTTTCATAACAACGAGGAAAATGGAGTTGTACAGACTTATTGTAATCTCACGATGATTAATAAGTTTATCAGCAAGTTCACGAACCTTTTGATAGCAACCGGCGTGGCATCTATTCTTGCAGCGGCCTTACTTGGCTGGTGGCTGGCCGGTCGTGCTATGATGCCGGTTAGGCATGCCTGGCAGCGACAGAGAGAATTCATCGCCGATGTTTCCCATGAATTGAGAACCCCGCTTACAGTGGTACAAAGCAATCTGGATGTAGCGTTAGCCGACCAGGACAGCAGTATCAAAGATAATATCGATTGGCTGCAGAATGCCTATAGTGAAACCGAGAATATGGGTCAATTGATCAATAATTTGCTGTTTATTGCCAGGATCGACGCGCGCGAAATTAAGTTTAATACTTATGACTTTAATTTGTCGGATCTTTTGAACCAACTTATCTCTCGTTTTGAGCCGCTGTTTCAGAGTAAGAACCTAATATTCACATCGGCGATAGCGCCTAATGTAATAATGCATAGTGATGAAGTTTTGGTAAGACAGCTGGTAAGTATTTTCCTTGATAATGCTTCTAAATATACGCCGGCAGGTGGAACCGTAAGCTTGAAAATGTGCCTCATACAAAATACAATTGAAATTTCCGTAACGGATAGTGGGATAGGTATTGACGATTCTGAGCAGGAAAAGATTTTCAGGAGATTTTACAGGATTGATAAAGCCCGTTCGCGGAAACAAGGTGGAACAGGTCTGGGCCTGGCTATTGCAGCCTGGATTGCTAGTGAACATAGGGGACAAATTCAAGTATTCAGCAAACTTGGAGAAGGCAGTACTTTCAAGGTGCATTTCCCTAAGGGCACTATCGCTAATATCCCAAGAACAATGAACTACAATCAACAGGATTCAAGAGAGGGTGGTTACTTATGA
- a CDS encoding flagellar hook protein FlgE, with translation MMRALYAGVSGLQAHEKKMDVIGNNIANVNTVGYKASRVTFSDLLSQTLSKATAADSNRGVGGTNAKQIGLGVGIGSIDMLMTDGGTESTGNTTDLSLEGDGFFIVRNGVTGSYMFTRSGDFSIDENGDLVTSNGLNVYGWSSYSTNAVGDYEFDTDSLVEPINIYGDDYNGNKKILKAQATENVIFSGNLDSSEEAVEDIDDDTEPQYTTSVTVYDSLGNEHDITINYIKSDTNTWDCYVTYDSGETDSDGEPILTRVDLGQLQFDEYGDIVEDDSSYPTTQVLTISPDTGAADMEITLDFSDLCTGADDSSVEAEEVDGYSAGTLEDISIDSNGVIMGVYTNGAQQPLGMIGIAQFANSSGLQKTGSGYYIATANSGDFMNGVSANGAISSGTLEMSNVDLSYEFSQMITTQRGYQANSTLITTADEMLETLINMKR, from the coding sequence ATGATGAGAGCTCTCTATGCTGGGGTTTCCGGTTTGCAGGCTCATGAAAAAAAGATGGATGTCATTGGCAACAATATCGCCAATGTCAATACAGTGGGATATAAAGCCTCAAGGGTGACGTTCAGTGACCTTTTAAGCCAGACGCTAAGTAAAGCTACGGCAGCGGATTCCAACAGGGGAGTAGGAGGGACCAATGCCAAGCAGATTGGACTGGGTGTAGGGATTGGTTCCATCGATATGCTAATGACGGATGGCGGTACAGAGAGCACAGGGAATACAACGGACCTTAGCCTTGAAGGAGACGGTTTTTTTATTGTTCGCAATGGGGTTACCGGTTCCTATATGTTTACCCGGTCGGGAGATTTTTCCATTGATGAAAATGGAGATCTCGTCACCAGTAATGGCTTGAATGTTTATGGGTGGTCAAGTTATTCAACCAATGCAGTTGGCGATTATGAATTCGATACAGACAGCCTGGTTGAACCCATTAATATTTATGGGGATGACTACAATGGCAATAAGAAAATTCTTAAAGCACAAGCTACAGAAAATGTGATTTTTAGTGGTAATTTAGATTCATCGGAGGAAGCTGTCGAGGACATTGACGATGATACAGAACCACAGTACACCACCTCAGTGACGGTCTATGACAGCCTGGGTAATGAGCACGATATAACGATTAATTATATCAAATCGGATACCAATACCTGGGATTGCTATGTGACCTATGATTCCGGAGAGACGGATTCAGATGGTGAACCTATTCTTACCAGAGTTGATCTGGGGCAACTGCAATTCGATGAATATGGAGATATTGTTGAAGACGATTCATCCTATCCAACCACCCAAGTCTTGACGATATCACCGGATACCGGGGCCGCTGATATGGAAATTACTCTGGATTTTTCAGATCTTTGCACAGGGGCTGATGATAGTTCCGTTGAGGCCGAAGAAGTAGATGGCTATTCTGCGGGAACCTTAGAGGATATATCGATTGACTCTAATGGGGTTATCATGGGAGTTTACACTAACGGGGCTCAGCAGCCCCTAGGGATGATTGGTATTGCCCAGTTTGCCAATTCTTCAGGACTGCAAAAAACTGGTTCAGGCTATTACATCGCTACTGCAAACTCAGGGGATTTCATGAATGGAGTTTCTGCCAACGGGGCGATTTCTTCCGGGACCCTGGAAATGTCCAACGTGGACCTTTCCTATGAATTCAGCCAAATGATCACTACCCAGAGAGGTTATCAGGCGAACAGCACATTAATTACAACAGCCGATGAAATGCTGGAAACCCTGATTAATATGAAACGTTAG
- a CDS encoding flagellar hook capping FlgD N-terminal domain-containing protein, with protein sequence MSVNSVTNSTSYTTSTTTSSRDTSSELGKEDFLNLLVTQLKNQDPLDPSDSTEYVSQLAQFSVLEQMSNLNSRIAVLESMAMTGKYATASITDSTGSVTSVEGTVDSVTLDDGEASLVIDGTSVDLDDVTSVYDYDRSDLFSMASMIGKTCEGYVYDADTLDVMSVEGTVSGVYKGTYEDYAIVDGVTATLDSITSDDYSSSEDELEYLNDHIGEEISVNITDSEKTVPVTAVLESADEGDDGSISLTLNNVKVPIDGIYSVN encoded by the coding sequence ATGAGTGTAAATTCAGTTACGAACAGTACGAGTTACACAACGTCAACAACAACTTCAAGCAGAGACACTTCCAGTGAATTAGGCAAAGAGGATTTCCTCAATCTTTTGGTAACTCAGTTAAAAAATCAGGATCCTTTAGATCCGTCCGACAGTACAGAATATGTATCTCAGCTGGCTCAGTTCAGTGTACTTGAACAAATGAGCAACCTGAATTCACGAATCGCTGTTCTGGAGTCGATGGCCATGACCGGAAAATACGCCACTGCCTCAATAACGGACAGCACAGGTTCGGTTACTTCCGTGGAGGGAACGGTGGATTCAGTCACTCTGGACGATGGGGAGGCAAGCCTGGTCATTGACGGTACAAGCGTTGACCTGGATGATGTTACCTCTGTTTATGACTATGATCGGTCAGACCTTTTCAGTATGGCCTCAATGATCGGCAAAACATGTGAAGGCTATGTCTATGATGCAGACACGTTAGATGTCATGAGTGTCGAGGGAACCGTATCAGGGGTTTACAAAGGGACCTATGAAGATTATGCCATAGTCGATGGCGTCACTGCCACGTTAGATTCCATTACCTCAGATGACTATAGCAGTTCAGAAGATGAGTTGGAGTATTTAAATGACCATATCGGTGAGGAGATCAGTGTGAATATCACCGATTCTGAAAAAACAGTACCAGTTACAGCGGTTCTGGAATCGGCTGATGAGGGAGACGACGGCAGCATCAGCTTAACCCTGAACAATGTCAAAGTCCCCATTGATGGAATTTATAGTGTGAATTGA